A window of Christiangramia forsetii KT0803 contains these coding sequences:
- a CDS encoding RNA polymerase sigma factor, protein MSKDFYTQFILPYAGIIIKICRAYTDNEEDFQDYYQEVCLQLWKSRDNFKGDSKWSTWVYRISLNVSLSLLRKDKKLNKKKVELPEVETSSKQDSDPFNNEALKLLYQAIKQLPETDRAIILLYLDEKSYQEIAEIIGLSANNIGVKITRIKKKLKTLLDGKIY, encoded by the coding sequence TTGAGCAAAGATTTCTACACACAATTTATTTTGCCCTATGCTGGAATAATCATTAAGATTTGCCGGGCTTATACAGATAATGAAGAAGATTTTCAGGATTATTACCAGGAGGTTTGTCTGCAATTATGGAAGAGTCGGGATAATTTCAAAGGGGATTCTAAGTGGTCTACCTGGGTTTATCGCATTTCTTTGAATGTCTCGCTTTCGCTCCTTAGAAAGGATAAAAAATTAAATAAGAAGAAGGTTGAATTGCCAGAAGTGGAAACTTCTTCCAAACAAGATTCAGATCCTTTTAATAATGAAGCATTAAAACTTCTTTATCAGGCCATAAAACAACTCCCGGAAACCGATCGCGCGATTATTCTGCTATATCTGGATGAGAAATCCTATCAGGAAATAGCGGAGATTATTGGTTTGTCGGCTAATAACATCGGAGTAAAAATTACTCGAATTAAGAAAAAACTAAAAACATTACTTGATGGAAAGATCTATTGA
- a CDS encoding copper resistance protein NlpE N-terminal domain-containing protein translates to MKHLLFITLVGSFLLQSCAGTKNNIPTGTYYGELPCADCPGINYELELNNDKTYTERMLYLERDTAAREESGNFRITNDTLLILKDKSTNSGMNKFVITEDSLRMLDKSGNAITSGFSDKYILTTTKSEKFSMMAEQKDNSIGFKATGNEPFWSLEIDFNNKMHFKTLADEEMELISPVPDPVKPQDVDAVSYRAKTESGTLHVTIFRKDCQDTMSGEKSDHFVRVSASTGENGEMMDFEGCGTYLGDYRLNDIWALETINSEKFESSKVPNLDFNLKEQRVSGFGGCNRITGPITINEENIEIGNLVATKMACPNMEMENQFLKAITGKSFNFEIGNNQLILSSEETELVFKKVD, encoded by the coding sequence ATGAAGCATTTATTATTTATAACGCTGGTGGGCTCGTTCTTGCTTCAAAGTTGTGCAGGAACTAAGAATAATATTCCAACCGGGACATATTATGGAGAATTACCCTGTGCTGATTGTCCGGGAATCAACTACGAACTTGAGTTAAACAATGATAAAACCTATACAGAAAGAATGCTGTATCTGGAGCGCGATACTGCGGCTCGAGAAGAAAGTGGAAACTTCAGAATCACCAATGATACATTATTGATTCTCAAAGATAAATCTACAAATAGCGGTATGAATAAGTTCGTTATTACCGAAGATTCTTTAAGAATGCTGGATAAATCAGGGAATGCAATAACTTCAGGTTTTTCAGATAAATATATCCTCACCACTACAAAGTCGGAAAAATTTTCAATGATGGCTGAGCAGAAAGACAATTCCATTGGCTTTAAAGCTACTGGTAACGAACCTTTCTGGTCGCTCGAAATTGACTTCAACAATAAGATGCATTTTAAAACGCTTGCTGATGAAGAGATGGAATTAATATCACCAGTTCCGGATCCTGTAAAGCCTCAGGATGTAGATGCAGTAAGCTATCGCGCAAAAACGGAAAGTGGTACGTTGCATGTTACTATTTTCAGAAAAGATTGTCAGGATACGATGTCTGGAGAAAAATCAGATCACTTTGTAAGAGTAAGTGCCAGCACCGGAGAGAATGGAGAGATGATGGATTTTGAAGGCTGCGGAACTTATCTCGGTGATTACCGCTTGAACGATATTTGGGCTCTTGAAACGATAAATTCGGAGAAATTTGAGAGTTCCAAGGTGCCTAACCTTGACTTCAACTTAAAGGAACAGCGAGTTTCTGGCTTTGGTGGTTGCAATAGAATTACCGGTCCAATAACCATTAATGAAGAAAACATAGAAATTGGTAATCTTGTCGCTACTAAAATGGCCTGCCCAAATATGGAAATGGAAAATCAGTTTTTAAAAGCGATTACTGGAAAAAGCTTCAATTTTGAGATAGGAAATAATCAGTTAATATTATCTTCAGAAGAAACAGAGCTGGTATTTAAAAAAGTAGACTAA
- a CDS encoding NADP-dependent malic enzyme, whose translation MSNTSRKRREALVYHAKPKPGKIEVVPTKKYATQRDLSLAYSPGVAEPCLEIEKDKENAYKYTTKGNLVAVISNGTAVLGLGDIGPEASKPVMEGKGLLFKIFADIDVFDIEVDTKDVDKFIETVKNIAPTFGGINLEDIKAPEAFEIEQRLKAELDIPVMHDDQHGTAIISAAALLNALELAKKKIEKVKIVISGAGAAAVSCTKLYKAFGAKAENIVMLDSKGVIRKDRDNLSEEKAEFATARKIDTLDEAMKNADVFVGLSIANIVSPDMLKSMAKRPIVFAMANPNPEIDYNLAMDTRKDIIMATGRSDHPNQVNNVLGFPFIFRGALDVRASKINEEMKKAAVKALAELAKEAVPEQVNIAYGETRLNFGPDYIIPKPFDPRLIAKVPPAVAKAAMESGVARQDIQDWEKYEEELLERMGNENKITRLLINRAKTNPKRIVFAEADHLDVLKAAQIVRDEGIGFPILLGRREVIKELMAEIDFEEEDVIIIDPKSDDEEEHRKNYALKYWETRHRNGVTKYDAEKLMRERNYFAAMMVNEGDADALLSGYSRAYPTVVKPMLELIGMAKGVSRVAATNVMNTSRGPIFISDTSINIDPPAKDLAKIAQMTARTVQLFGMEPVIAMISYANFGSSKDPRAKKVKDAVSYLHRFHPELNVDGELQVDFALNREMLQSKFPFSKLAGKKVNTLIYPDLDSANSTYKLIKELNNVDSIGPIMMGMKKPVHILQLGASVEEMVNMAAVAVVDAQEKEKKLKK comes from the coding sequence ATGAGTAACACTTCCAGAAAAAGAAGAGAGGCACTGGTTTATCATGCTAAACCGAAGCCGGGGAAAATTGAAGTTGTACCTACTAAAAAATATGCGACACAAAGAGATCTTTCTCTTGCGTATTCACCCGGTGTTGCAGAACCGTGCCTGGAGATTGAAAAAGATAAGGAAAATGCTTATAAATATACTACCAAAGGAAACCTTGTTGCTGTTATTTCTAACGGGACGGCGGTCTTAGGTCTTGGAGATATTGGTCCGGAAGCATCAAAACCAGTGATGGAAGGAAAAGGCCTTTTGTTTAAGATCTTCGCCGATATTGATGTTTTTGATATAGAAGTAGATACGAAAGATGTAGATAAATTTATTGAAACGGTTAAGAATATCGCTCCAACCTTTGGAGGGATAAATTTGGAAGATATCAAGGCTCCTGAAGCCTTTGAGATTGAGCAACGTCTGAAAGCGGAACTGGATATTCCGGTAATGCATGATGATCAACATGGAACGGCAATTATTTCAGCGGCAGCATTGTTGAATGCGCTAGAACTTGCTAAAAAGAAGATCGAAAAAGTAAAAATAGTGATTAGTGGGGCAGGAGCTGCGGCGGTTTCTTGTACCAAACTCTATAAAGCTTTCGGAGCAAAAGCTGAAAATATTGTGATGCTCGATAGTAAAGGAGTTATTAGAAAAGACAGAGATAATCTTTCCGAAGAAAAAGCTGAATTTGCTACCGCCAGAAAAATTGACACGTTGGATGAGGCCATGAAAAATGCCGATGTCTTTGTTGGCCTTTCTATCGCTAATATTGTTTCTCCGGATATGCTGAAAAGTATGGCTAAAAGGCCAATTGTGTTTGCAATGGCCAATCCAAACCCGGAGATCGATTATAATTTGGCGATGGATACCAGAAAAGATATAATTATGGCGACAGGCCGAAGTGATCATCCTAATCAGGTGAATAATGTACTTGGGTTTCCTTTTATCTTTCGTGGAGCGCTGGATGTTAGAGCTTCCAAGATCAATGAAGAAATGAAAAAAGCGGCTGTGAAAGCTTTGGCTGAACTTGCTAAGGAAGCGGTGCCAGAACAGGTTAATATCGCCTATGGTGAAACTCGTTTGAATTTTGGGCCTGATTACATTATCCCTAAACCTTTTGATCCAAGACTAATTGCAAAAGTACCTCCGGCAGTTGCTAAGGCAGCGATGGAAAGTGGCGTTGCCAGACAGGATATTCAGGATTGGGAGAAATATGAAGAGGAACTGCTCGAGAGAATGGGGAATGAAAATAAAATTACCCGTTTGTTGATTAACAGGGCTAAAACCAATCCTAAACGAATTGTATTTGCCGAAGCAGATCATTTAGATGTACTGAAAGCGGCACAGATTGTAAGAGATGAGGGGATTGGATTTCCTATTCTACTAGGTAGGCGTGAGGTTATTAAGGAATTAATGGCTGAAATCGATTTTGAAGAGGAGGATGTAATTATTATAGATCCAAAATCTGATGATGAAGAAGAACATAGAAAGAATTACGCACTAAAATATTGGGAAACTCGTCATAGAAACGGAGTTACAAAATATGACGCCGAGAAACTGATGCGTGAGCGTAATTATTTCGCGGCTATGATGGTAAATGAAGGTGATGCTGATGCGTTACTTTCGGGATATTCCAGGGCTTATCCAACGGTGGTAAAACCTATGCTGGAATTAATTGGAATGGCCAAAGGTGTTTCCAGGGTGGCTGCTACCAATGTGATGAACACTTCCAGAGGGCCTATTTTTATTAGTGATACTTCTATAAATATAGATCCGCCGGCAAAAGACCTGGCAAAGATCGCTCAAATGACCGCACGTACCGTACAATTATTTGGTATGGAGCCGGTGATCGCTATGATCTCTTATGCGAATTTTGGTTCTTCAAAAGATCCGAGGGCCAAAAAAGTAAAAGATGCGGTTTCTTACTTACATAGATTTCATCCCGAATTAAATGTTGATGGGGAACTACAGGTAGATTTCGCTTTAAATCGCGAAATGCTCCAAAGTAAATTTCCTTTTTCAAAACTAGCAGGAAAGAAAGTGAATACACTTATTTATCCAGATCTGGATTCAGCAAATAGTACTTATAAGCTTATTAAGGAGCTGAATAATGTGGATTCCATCGGGCCTATTATGATGGGGATGAAGAAACCCGTTCATATTTTACAGCTTGGAGCCAGCGTTGAAGAAATGGTAAACATGGCTGCAGTTGCTGTAGTAGATGCTCAGGAAAAAGAGAAGAAACTCAAAAAATAA
- a CDS encoding FAD-binding oxidoreductase — protein MREQITQLKTSIRGSVILPKDKNYDEARSIYNAMIDKKPAMIVKCKDEEDVIDSVNFARRNNLEVSIRSGGHNGAGLALVENGLVIDLSDMKRLNIDPTTKTAIIESGNTLSEIDAATYEHGLALPSGIIGTTGIGGITLGGGIGYLSRKAGLTIDNLLECKVVLANGEVVTANKDTNADLFWALRGGGGNFGIVVSFKFRLIEVKDVYAGPMFWPLEMADKAMKFYDSIIKNASNDLYGFFAFLIVPPAEPFPEHLWNKNVCGVVWNYTGPREKAEKVFKPIREFGPPIMDFVGDIPMKNLNGMFDALYPPGLQWYWRAHYIKELSSDAIKTNIEYGSKIPSMHSTTHFYPIDGRVHATDSDDTAWANREARWSQVIVGVDPDPANADKVTSWCKDYFDALKPYAMGGAYVNFMMNEGQDRIKASYKGNYDRLVEVKTKYDPTNFFHVNQNIEPG, from the coding sequence ATGAGAGAACAAATCACCCAGTTGAAAACCTCTATTAGGGGTTCGGTCATTTTACCGAAGGATAAAAATTACGACGAAGCCAGGTCTATTTATAACGCGATGATAGATAAGAAACCCGCTATGATCGTTAAATGTAAAGATGAGGAAGATGTTATTGACTCAGTAAATTTTGCCAGAAGAAATAATTTGGAAGTCTCCATTCGGAGTGGAGGACATAATGGAGCTGGCCTTGCTCTAGTAGAAAATGGTTTGGTCATAGACCTTTCCGATATGAAAAGATTAAATATAGACCCAACCACCAAAACTGCAATAATTGAATCTGGTAATACCTTAAGTGAGATAGACGCAGCTACCTATGAACATGGTCTGGCACTGCCAAGTGGTATAATCGGGACAACCGGGATCGGTGGAATAACATTGGGTGGGGGCATTGGTTACCTAAGCAGAAAAGCAGGATTAACAATTGATAATCTATTGGAATGTAAAGTAGTCTTGGCAAATGGTGAGGTAGTCACCGCCAATAAGGATACAAATGCTGATCTCTTTTGGGCCCTTAGGGGTGGAGGAGGCAACTTCGGAATCGTGGTTTCCTTTAAATTTAGGCTTATAGAAGTAAAGGATGTTTATGCAGGCCCTATGTTTTGGCCGTTGGAAATGGCTGATAAAGCAATGAAATTCTACGATTCCATTATCAAAAATGCCTCTAACGATCTTTATGGATTTTTTGCATTCTTGATAGTACCTCCAGCTGAACCTTTCCCGGAACACCTTTGGAATAAAAATGTCTGCGGTGTAGTTTGGAATTATACTGGTCCCCGTGAAAAAGCAGAAAAAGTTTTTAAACCCATTCGAGAATTTGGCCCACCTATAATGGATTTCGTCGGGGATATTCCTATGAAGAATTTAAACGGAATGTTCGATGCTTTGTACCCTCCGGGACTGCAATGGTATTGGAGAGCGCATTATATTAAAGAATTAAGTTCGGATGCCATCAAAACAAACATAGAATATGGCTCAAAAATTCCGTCTATGCATTCTACAACTCATTTTTACCCTATAGATGGTAGGGTCCATGCAACCGATAGTGACGATACTGCCTGGGCCAATCGCGAAGCTCGGTGGTCTCAGGTCATAGTTGGAGTCGATCCAGATCCTGCCAATGCCGATAAGGTAACAAGTTGGTGCAAAGACTATTTTGATGCTCTAAAACCTTATGCTATGGGAGGAGCCTATGTTAACTTTATGATGAATGAAGGCCAGGATAGAATTAAAGCTTCCTACAAAGGTAATTATGATCGGCTTGTAGAGGTCAAAACAAAGTATGATCCTACAAACTTTTTCCACGTTAATCAAAATATTGAACCCGGCTAG
- the queG gene encoding tRNA epoxyqueuosine(34) reductase QueG translates to MSVKSKHTEFIKAEAKRLGFLSCGISKAEFLEEEAPRLENWLNNNMHGEMRYMENYFDKRLDPTKLVPGSKSVISLLLNYYPSDFQNKDSYKISKYAYGRDYHFVIKDKLKQLLSTLQDEIGDFHGRAFVDSAPVLDKAWAAKSGLGWIGKHSNLLSKQTGSFYFIAELIVDLDLEYDTPVTDHCGSCTACIDACPTDAIVEPYKVDGSRCISYFTIELKDELPDSMKNQFDDWMFGCDVCQDVCPWNRFSKPHNEPLFNPHPELLENDKKDWEEITRETFNEIFRKSAVKRTKFEGLKRNISFLKD, encoded by the coding sequence ATGAGCGTAAAATCGAAACATACTGAATTTATAAAAGCCGAAGCCAAACGCCTCGGTTTTTTGTCATGTGGCATATCTAAAGCTGAATTTCTCGAGGAAGAAGCACCAAGACTCGAAAACTGGCTCAATAATAATATGCATGGCGAAATGCGCTACATGGAAAATTATTTCGATAAGCGTCTGGATCCAACGAAACTCGTTCCTGGTTCAAAAAGTGTGATTTCCCTTTTGTTGAATTATTATCCTTCAGATTTCCAGAATAAGGACTCTTATAAGATTAGTAAATATGCCTACGGAAGAGATTACCATTTTGTGATCAAAGACAAACTAAAGCAATTACTCTCCACGCTTCAGGATGAAATTGGCGATTTTCACGGTCGTGCTTTTGTAGATTCAGCGCCTGTTCTGGATAAAGCCTGGGCGGCAAAAAGCGGACTCGGGTGGATTGGAAAACATTCAAATTTGCTTTCTAAACAAACAGGCTCTTTTTATTTTATTGCTGAATTGATTGTAGATCTGGATCTGGAATACGATACTCCGGTCACCGACCACTGCGGAAGTTGTACCGCCTGCATAGACGCCTGTCCTACAGATGCCATTGTAGAACCTTATAAAGTAGATGGTAGTAGGTGTATTTCCTATTTTACTATTGAGTTGAAAGACGAATTGCCAGATTCTATGAAAAACCAGTTTGATGACTGGATGTTTGGTTGCGATGTATGCCAGGATGTATGTCCCTGGAACCGTTTTTCAAAACCTCACAATGAACCTTTATTTAATCCGCACCCAGAACTTTTAGAAAATGATAAAAAAGATTGGGAAGAAATTACCAGGGAGACTTTCAATGAAATTTTCCGGAAATCTGCTGTTAAAAGGACAAAATTTGAAGGTTTAAAGAGAAATATCAGTTTTCTCAAAGATTAG
- the ruvA gene encoding Holliday junction branch migration protein RuvA, which produces MIHHLKGQLIEKNPTYVVIECNGIGYYINISLHTFSLIPDSEAVSVYTHLQVKEDSHTLYGFAEKSEREIFRLLISVSGVGTSTARMMLSSLQPREVTEAIASEDVATIQSVKGIGAKTAQRVILDLKDKVLKVLGDDEVFVSQSNTNKEEALSALEILGYNRRQAGKVVEKILKEDPESTVESIIKMALKKL; this is translated from the coding sequence ATGATCCATCATCTAAAAGGCCAATTAATTGAAAAAAATCCTACGTATGTTGTAATAGAATGCAACGGGATTGGCTACTATATAAATATTTCGCTACATACATTTTCGCTGATTCCAGATTCTGAAGCAGTTAGTGTGTATACGCATCTTCAGGTAAAGGAAGATTCCCATACCTTATATGGTTTTGCTGAAAAATCTGAAAGAGAAATATTTAGATTATTAATATCCGTTTCAGGAGTGGGAACAAGCACCGCGAGAATGATGTTGTCTTCACTTCAACCCAGAGAAGTCACTGAGGCGATCGCTTCAGAAGATGTTGCTACTATTCAAAGTGTTAAAGGAATAGGAGCGAAAACTGCACAACGGGTAATTTTGGATCTTAAGGATAAAGTTTTAAAAGTCTTAGGGGACGATGAAGTTTTTGTCTCTCAAAGCAATACTAATAAGGAAGAAGCGTTATCTGCTTTAGAGATCTTAGGTTATAACAGACGCCAGGCTGGCAAAGTTGTCGAAAAGATCCTCAAAGAAGATCCTGAATCTACCGTAGAATCTATTATAAAAATGGCTCTTAAAAAGCTGTAA